A window of Streptomyces sp. NBC_01241 genomic DNA:
GTTGATTCCTTTCGTTCACCGGGGCCGAGGAGGAACTCGGTCTCTCCTGCCCCTTCGGTTAGAATACCCCTTGGGGTATCAGGAGGAGGATGTTGTGGAACTCGACATGGCGGCCGACGAACTGAAGTCGGTCCTCAACCGCCTTCGCCGCGCGCAGGGCCAGCTCGCCGGGATCATCAGGATGATCGAGGAGGGCCGGGACTGCGAGGACGTCATCACGCAGATGGCGGCCGTTTCCCGGGCGCTCGACCGGGCCGGTTTCGCGATCATCGCGACGGGTCTGCAGCACTGCATGCCCGACGGCGGCAGTGAGTCCGCGGACCGGGACCGGATGCGGGCACGGCTGGAGAAGCTCTTTCTCTCGCTGGCCTGACCGAGGAGCAGGGGGCGATGCCGTGAACGGGGCGCTCACCGCCCGGTCCGGCGCGCGGGCGTGGTGAGGTCGTAACCTG
This region includes:
- a CDS encoding metal-sensitive transcriptional regulator, whose translation is MELDMAADELKSVLNRLRRAQGQLAGIIRMIEEGRDCEDVITQMAAVSRALDRAGFAIIATGLQHCMPDGGSESADRDRMRARLEKLFLSLA